The DNA region CAAGGCCGACGCCCTGCGCGGCCACGCCGGGGCGGGCCCGGTCGAGGGTCATCATCGCCTGCTTGAAGCCGATGCCGGTCTTGCCGCCGAGGAGGCGATCCGCCGGGATCTCGCAGTCCTCGAAGTCCAGCTCCACCACGGGCACGGCCCGGATGCCCATCTTGTCCTCGATCTTCTGGATCGAGAATCCGGGGTCGCGCTTCTCGACGATGAAGGCGCTCACCCGCGAGCGCTGGCTCTCCGGGTCGGTGACGGCGAAGACCGTGTAGAGTTCGGCCACGCCGCCGTTGGTCGTCCACTTCTTCTCGCCGTTCAGGCGCCAGCCCCTGGCCGTCTGCTCGGCCCGGGCGCGCAGGCTGGCGGCGTCGCTGCCCGCGAACTTCTCGCTGAGGCCGAAGGCGATCAGCTTGCGGCCGGCGGCGATCTCGGGCAGGTACTTGCGCTTCTGCTCCTCCGTGCCGGAGAGTAGGATCGGGAAGCTGCCCAGGGCGTTCACGGCGTAGGCCACGCCGACGCCGCCGCAGGCGCGGCTGAGCTCCTCGACGCAAAGACACAGGTTGAGCACGCCCGCGCCGGCGCCGCCGTACTCCTTGGGGATCCAGACGCCGAGCAGGCCGGCTTCGGCCAGGGCGTCCTTGATCTCCCAGGGGTACTCCTGCAGCTCGTCGTACTTGCTGGCCAGGGGCCGCACGACGCGCTCGGCGATCTCGTGGGCTTTCGCTTTCCAGCGCAGGTTCTCCTCGGTCAAGAAGGGCAGCATGCTCTACCTCGTCGGCTGGGGTGTCGGGGTGGGCGGAGGGGGCGCGGCGGCAGTATAGCAGCCCGCAGGCGGGAATAAAGCCCCGCGCCGCGCCGGGGAATGCCGTGCAAGCAAGGGCTATCCAGATCCACGGGGATTGGGCTATAATGGAGCGGTTCCGCCATCCGCTCGAGTTCGAGCCCGCCTGCCCATCCGCAAGCTCCGGAGGATCCCCATGCGGAGTACTGCCCTGCGTGTCTTTGTTGGAATGTTCGTCCTCGCGCTGCCTGCGCTCGCCGGCGCGCTCGAGCTGCGCGCGCCGGCAGCCGCGCTCGCGCCCACGCTGGAGGTGCTGGGCGAGACCGCCAGTGGCCTGCGCGTTTCCCTCGCGCTGCCGACCCTGGCGGTGGAGGAATTCACCATCGAGGGCGCGACCTATCAGGCGCTCTCCCTGCCCGGCGGCGCCATCGCCGGCGCGGACGGCCAGGCCGGCCTGCCCACCTTCACGCGCCTGGTCGCGCTGCCCGCGGGCATGCAGGCTCGGCTCGTGGCCGTGCGCCCCAGCGAGCGCCGGCTCGCCGGCTATCGCGTGCTGCCCGTGCAGCCCGATGCCGCCGACCGCTTCGTCATCGATCGCGACTGGTACGCGCGCGCGGCGGCGTCAATGCCGACGGCGGCGCTCGGCGCGCCGGCGCAGATGAATGCCCTGCGCGTGGTGCCGCTGACCTTCTCGCCCGTCGGCTACGATCCGGCGAGCGGCGAGCTGCGCGTGGCCGAGCGTCTCGAGGTCGAGCTCGAGTTCACGCCGGATCCCGCCGCGCCCTCGCTCACCCGGCCCGCGCTGATTCCCGAGAGCTTCGATCGTCTCTACCGGGAACTGGTGGTGAACCTGGAGCAGAGCGACCTCTACCGGCTCGGCGAGGCCGCTGTCGGTCCCGGCACCTACCTGCTGATCTACCCCGACGTTACCGGCGTCCTCACGCGCTTGCAGCCGCTGATCGACCTGCGCAAGCGCCAGGGCTACAACGTCGTTGTCGTCAGCACGACGACGACCGGCACCAGCAACGTGGCGATCAAGGCCTACATCCAGAACCTCTACAACACGGCGAACCCGCCGCTCGAGTTCGTCAGCCTGGCCGGCGACGCCTCGGGCACCTACCTCGTCAACTGCTGGAACGAGAACCTCAGCGGCTACAACGGCGAGGGCGACCACTACTACACGACGCTGGCCGGCGGTGACATCCTCGCCGACGTGCACCTCGGGCGCCTGAGCTACCGCAGCACGAACGAGCTCGACATCATCGTCAACAAGATCCTCACCTACGAGACGAACCCGCCGCTGACGGACAGCGGCTGGTTCCGGCGCGCCGGGCTCTGCGGCGA from bacterium includes:
- a CDS encoding acyl-CoA dehydrogenase translates to MLPFLTEENLRWKAKAHEIAERVVRPLASKYDELQEYPWEIKDALAEAGLLGVWIPKEYGGAGAGVLNLCLCVEELSRACGGVGVAYAVNALGSFPILLSGTEEQKRKYLPEIAAGRKLIAFGLSEKFAGSDAASLRARAEQTARGWRLNGEKKWTTNGGVAELYTVFAVTDPESQRSRVSAFIVEKRDPGFSIQKIEDKMGIRAVPVVELDFEDCEIPADRLLGGKTGIGFKQAMMTLDRARPGVAAQGVGLAQGALEYAAVYANRRKQFGQSIGSFQMIQGMLADMSARVEAARFLVYAAAKYIDDGAADVSKLAAEAKLFATDTAMQVTTDAVQIFGGYGYMKDYPIEKYMRDAKITQIYEGTNQVQRMVVSRWVLKEAREHAALDAFIPREVQKHVNPAEVS